In the Drosophila teissieri strain GT53w chromosome 3R, Prin_Dtei_1.1, whole genome shotgun sequence genome, AAATCAGAAGCACTAAGGGAGCTAGACGTCTTACCCACCCAGGAAGACATTGCCCTGTGTGCGGGCCTACTAAACTGCTTGGCACCAGCTGAGGAGCCTATATGCGACAGCATTGATGTAAGGAAGGGTCCAGTGCCGGCCACTGGGTTCCAGGACATCAGTGAGGAGGAGGTGAAAAAGTGTGATAGATACAATAAAAATTCTGTTATCACAAACAGACCAAGCTCACCCATTAGCAATGTCAGGGCAGCTCACTCGAAGGCTTTAATTAACACTTGCGAGCAGATCATTGCAGAGGAGCGTATAGCTAGCAGCCAGATGATGAAGACTTCGCTGCCGGAGTCGGTGGAGAAACCGTCGATGCCTCTCTTAGGTCGCAAATCGAAGATTCCCATACCCAAACCTTGCTGTATTACGGCATCTGGAACTGATTCAATAAGTAGAGCGGGTTATGCACCAACTACACCCTCACACCTCTCGGGAAGTGTTCAGCAGCCGGTAATAGCGCGCACTCATGTGGTGGAAACAAATATCAAGGTTATGGAGATCTCCCCACCCAGTTCCCCCAAGACAGAGGAACACACTCAGCACTATGTATCACCAGCTAAGGAGAAGAAAGCCAAGAACATTTTTGATTTCCTGCGTAGAAACTTTGGGCATCAGGAAGAACAGCAGCATCATCCCACCCTGAATGAGACCCTTGAGAAAAAGGTGGTGCTCACCAGCACCAAGAGTGGCGTAGATGTGGTCAATGCGGATGAGTTTATTCGGGTGGACaattcaaaattttatttgacaaGTGAGCTGGAAGACGAGCTGGTGCCACCTCCTCTGCCCAAGTCACCTGCTCCTGTCAACattgaaattcgaaaaaaGATCACTACAGATGAGATTTTAGAGGAAAATACCACAGAACAGGCGCTGACCCAGGAAATAAGCGATTTGCTAGACGACGAGATCTTGAAACTGGAGAATTAACATTGCTGTCAAAGTCACCAACATCGCCAGACCTATATTGGGTGATTAGAATTCCCCAAATATCGGAGTGGTACGTGATCTCTCCAGCGCTTTTGCGACATTAGAATAGAAAAGAGCCAATTCATCGACCTAAATGTCTCTCTCAGATTAACATAGATTTATCGAATTGGTACTGGAACATTTTACAATCAAAATGATAATCAACGAATGATAATTTCaatcgaatttatttttactacggttttcgttctttttgacattatttagttttttttttactttttgttatGGGCTCAAGCTACGTAAGTTAcattttttcttaatttaattacatacTATACTAAAcccaaaaattatatatgaatagaaaatttgattttatataaacaattGTCAAACATATGTTTTAtggttatatattttatacacaaACGtacacaacaaaacaaaaggaagATCGTATACTTTTCGCGATAATACACAAAAAGAATTACTAACCGTAAAAGCATACCAAATATATTAAAGaactataaaaattaataacacaatcgaaatatatttgttgttctattttattaataaatttttactAAAATCTATATCAATCTGATAAAACTGCAGTATTGATAacttaaaattcatttttctaCACGCCACTTTTAATTATGTGTACGTGTTGCTAGAAATTCAACTGCTTTCACTGCTTGGCAGGTTAGTTTAGTTGCGGTGTAGAATATTATTATGTAGATGCAAACAGTGTATCAAATCGGCGtagaaattaaatgtttattttgtgtaaaGTTGATTTTAGATGTTTATGCCTATATTGTTAACGTCGGATCCGtgaaattactttaaatttgCGAGCAAAGTTCAAACTACATAGAAAGAGAAAAATGTTCTGAAAAATAGCAATCGATAGATGTGGGCAAAGCAATGGATCCTGATATTCCATATGTCTACATAATGTCGTTTCCCGATCCCCTGGATTTCCTTTCCTTAACCATAGGTTGAGGGGTTTTGTTTAGAGCTTAATTCTACATGCCATCTTATTCACCTTTTGTCATAATTCGTGTATATATTTCTCTTACATGCCTTGCCCTCTTTCTTGGCTAAAcactttaaaatattacttatCTTTTAATGCAGTTGCATAGCTTACATGCTTACTGCCAGCAAAAATTGTTGCAAGTATACCATTTCCGAGGTAAGCGGTCTCTCAATTTCATATCCACCTGGTTTGtgccttttgtgttttgctttttgtacTCTTCTTTTTAATGTTCTCCctttatttctgtttgtttgcttgtctCGCCTGTATTCGTTCTATGTTGCATTGCATGTTGCGTTTTACCCACATAGGGCTTGTATAAAATGCCCAAAGTCACTCATCCGTCTAGTGGGGTTTCAGTTCAGCTTCAGTTCGACGCTGCATACTTTGAGGGGTCGTGTACGCCCTGGATTGGTATTGGTACCCCTTGGTATCTAAACAAATCGTCAATTTGACACTGCAGCGCCTACGTTTAGTATACTTAAAGCTTTCGACGGAATTGGTTCTGGCGGGGTATAGTTGGTCTTACACATGCGTCTGTGTCGTGTTATCTTTACTGCACACCGTAATAATATAATCGCGAATTATTCGCATTGGACAGTATCTAAACTACGTCCACAGATACCAACTAAACTGATTGCAGCGCTCCAGTTCGTTGAATCGTGTCGATCATACACCAGGGGTAAGCGTATGGTTTCGGTTCTTGGAATCTCGTGCGAGTTTATAGGGATCGGAAAGAGGTGATAAAATGTCAGGCATAAATGCACACAAATTATTTGAAGGGAAAAAAGAAGTGCAAAATCGGTTAGTATCTTAGATACGAACATTTCAGTCGAACAACGCATTTCTGAAATTTCCAACTTCTTactaaagttttaaataaaaaacactaCCTATTTTATTCCGACCAATCACAATCCGAGTAGTTGCACATAGTTATATGACTTCGCTCCAGTTCCAGATAATCTAGTTGGTAATCAGCCTATATATTGGGTGTATTGTCGTGCTGATTCCGGGAAGTGCATCGCAATTCCGTTTATAATGCATTCTTCTGTTTCCCCTTTAGCTATGGGTTATTCAATTTGCGGtgtataatttcatttaattttgttatgtttatttgtttttgtttaattagcCAAACAGCCTATGTTTGAACATACTAAAACTCATGCGATCCATGCGcatttttctctctttctgtCATGCACGCTTTTGACGCTTTATCGCTCGCTCGCCATGTCACGCCCACTTCATCCCACCCTACAGATCAACGAAGCTCTTGAATTGGCACTGCAAGCTATTGATCGCGAGGCGATAACCAAGCCAATGGAGAAGGCACAACATCCACAGAAGCAGGAAGAGAAGGAGGAGTTTAGAGATCGGCCGGAGGAGCAGGTGCCAAATTGCGAGGAGCGGCACGATGAGGAGTCCATTAAACAAGGGGAATCACATAACGAGGGTGgggaaatgccaaataaaacGGATAAGCAGATGCAGGGGGGACGAGAGCCCATCTATGAGAATGTCAGCTCGACTATATCTATGCATGAAGTAGATAATGAACAGATAGCAACGATGACGATAACCACACAGATCCAAGCGACGCTAAGAAGTCATAGAAGAAGCATTCCAAACAACCAAATCAGCCACAATAACGAAAATAATCAAAGCCCTAATcaaaccaacaacagcagaaatCAAAAAGAgagcagcacagcagcaacatcggcagCGACCCCTGTGCCACCAACAACACCGGGGGAACAACCAGAGCCGTACTACCAAGTGCCGAAGACCACGGAGCCCTATTACGATGCCCCTAAGCATTTAAGGCCGGTGCCTGTCTACGAAAATGTCGAGATCTTGTACTCTGCCCTGGAGATTAGTCAGGGATCAGTGGGAGCGCCAGTGGGACTGATGGAGCCACCCAAGGAgaagccaccgccaccgcccacCGAGAGTCCGATTCCGTTGGACGAGGGCCATGTCGACGAGCTGGATGGACTGGCTAGTATTGGCCACAACACAGACACCTGGTCATCGGACAACACCTACGAGACCATATCGAACGGCACTCGCCGGCACCTTCAAGGACAACCCGTCCAGCCCTCTCCGCCCATCAAGCGGATGAACTCGACCAAACGGATCAAGAAGGAGTTGCGCAACAAGCGCTCCAGCTTCCTGGGCATCGAAACCGACGGCGATCTCGACGACATGGAAACCTATCTCGAGCTCACGGTGGCCCCGCCGCCGGATATGGCGCAGCTCTTGCAGGAGGAGCGGCGACTGGAGAAGCAGCTGTACATCAAGGCGGGACTCTGCGACAGTTCCGACACAGGTAAGTCGATATAGGTTTTTGTATAGCTGCAAAAGCTTTGATGTGTGTGAAAGAAAGCCGATACCAAAAGCCAACAGGGCATAAACGAGAGAAGATAGCAATAAGCAAATCACAAGCTGGAAGGGGGAAAGGGTGTCGACTGGCCCCCATTTGCCCCGCGAGGTTAAGTATTCATAAGCCGTTTAGTAAGCGTGGCCCATGGAGCTGTCAAAGCTTTCACTAAAATGCTTTCccaattttgttttgaaagaACTAACGAAAACAAATCTGCTTGTTTTCGAGCTTTTACCGACAACAATGCGTCTCCAAATTCGTAAACGTACATAGTATTTTATAAGATAATATAGCAAAATGAATATATGTTATGTACTCATAGatgaaagtaaatatattttttacgaAGTACGAATAAAAAGGTTAATGTTATAAAAAACCTATTGTCCTTGGAAACTATTGCAGAAACTATACTTTACGTTTATAATTATCTGTTCCATTGGGTTAGACCTTTCCATTGCTCTTAAATATACATAGTTGACTTTTGCTGCCGCTAtcataatacaaatttaattcaatatgAACCTCATAATTTGCTTATTTCTGTCGAAGGCGAAAGTCGCGATTCTGGAGTTTCTGAAAACCATTCGCGTCAGAGCAGTGAACACTACACAAACTCCTCTGAGGAGAACGATACACAGTCAGAGGCCACGCCTCCGCCATTGCCTCCACCACCGTCGACCGCTCAAGTGGGTGATGTCATATACCAAAATGAGAGCATCCTTGCTGCCCAGACACCGCTTCTCCAGACGGTCAGGGGAAACTCGGCCGAGTCCTGGACGGAATCAGCGACGGCCGCAGCTGCGGCCACCCAATCTTTGAGCGAAGCTACAGCAACGGCCAATGCCAAGATGCAGTCTATAGAGGATAAGATCCGGGAGCAGGGAGAGATGTTGCGTGTGGAACGCGAGCTACTACACTTTTCGGTAAGTTTGGGCACAAAGAAGTATGCTTAGCAAAGAACACAGCCCCTAACTCTACTCTTTCACAGCAGGAGGAACTGAAACGGCAACGTGAGAATCTTGTGCTCCGAGAAAATATTGCTCGACGAGAGTTGCATCACGGTGCCAAGATGCTGATGTCGAACAACCGGCGCTCGCTGCAGGATCTGCACCACGGCCTAGGAATCGGAAACGGAATGCTAAGTGCCTTCCAACCATCGCAACACCACCAGGTTTCAAAGCCACCACCGCAATCGCAGCAGATTTACGCCAATGTTccgcagcatcagcaacaattGGGTCTGCATGCATATCTGCAGATGGACACAGACTACCGGAAGTCCATGTCAGATCTAAACGAGTTCTCCAGCTGCCTGATGTTGCCGCCAACGCCGCCAACAAAGCCTTTGAGGGCTAtgcaattgaatgcaaatggccATGGTCTAGAGCCAGATTATGCGGTTAGCACGAGGCAGCGCCAACAACCAGCTCCGTATGGTGGCTCTCTGGTAAGGATTGCTGAAACACCAATGTCGCCACGGCTGCCCGATCAAGGGTATTCCGTCCAAGCGCCGGCAGCCACAGCTTACCATCACCAGTCGGCGCAATACTTGAGCAATATGTCCAGAAACACACTGCTCGCTCTAAGTGCCACCCCCAAACCAAAATACGCAGACGGGTGGGTTCAGGTGCAGCAGCGGAAGAGTTATGACAGCCAACAGACCAGCGATGTGGCATGGTTGTCCTCCCAGCAGCAAAAGCGCAAATCCATGCCGGACTACGGCGGAGCACTCTATAATAACAACCACTGGCTACTTCAGGAGGCGGAGCAGCGACGCATTGAACAACTTAATAGGCGTCCTATACCGGCGGGCAAGTCAATGGGCAAACCGTTGCCCGATTCCATTATACAAACTCTGACGGAGCGGGTTCAGAGCAAAGGAATCGGCGATCGAAAGCGGTGAGTAGAACGATCTAGGTGGCAAAGTAAATTCTACTTCTCCTAAAGCATAGATCAATGCTAAAGGTTATTAATTAGACATTATGTGATAGCTTAGAAACTAAAGACTTACTGTATTCTAATACCATTTAGGTCAAAATTATCTTTTTTCATACTCTTAATTATAACTCTTTTTTTACTTACTAATAGCTTCGATAGCAACGGAAACTATAGCCAGGTAAATGGCAACAATGtctatcagcagcagcagcagctgaagaatGTCACGaatggcagcagcatcaaTGGCAACAGCAGTCAAGGGCAAGAAAAGGTACTCAGCGTCAGTGGCAAGAAGAAGTGCTCCCATTGCGGCGACGAATTAGGTAAACTTTGCTACTACGTTGGTTGTGAGTGTTATAGTTCTTCTTTTAAATCACGTACCCCTCTTATTCATCGTTCATTTTTGGGAACATTTTCTAGGCTTGTTGTCTCATGGTTGGTTCGGTCGATCCTTTAATGCTTTCTCCCTTCTATGGTTATAACTCTTTATCAATAAGTTTTCATTCTCACTTACATGTCTGTGCCAGATCTGGGCTGCACTCACGACAATTGTCGGCAGGTGCACAAAGCGCTGAAATATATTGTATGGGTGTAATTTTAAAAAGACTAGCaaaacaattgcaaatattttaggtatattaaaaaaatcttGAAAGCGGGATAAATTATGTATTCCGTGGGGTTAGCTAAAGCCTTTATGTTGTCTTATTTTTGTATTCTGCGGTAACGCGTCTTACAATCACTTTTGGTTGCTATTGTGCAAAATAGAACaagcttttaatttttaatttcgttaacTCTAGATGTTTGCCGCTTCAATGACTCCCCCAATCCTCCAACTAAGCTAAATGTTCCTTTAACTAACTCCACAGGCCGCGGCGCTGCCATGATCATCGAGTCGCTTTTGCTGTTCTACCACATCAACTGCTTCAAGTGCTGCGTCTGCCACGTCCAGCTGGGAGATGGCCTCAATGGGACCGATGTCCGTGTGCGAAACCACAAGCTGCATTGCCAAAACTGCTACTCCAGTGATGACGGAATTAAGTTCAGCTGCGTCTAACTGAGTCCTTGCCAAGGAAACGGAAGTTGATTAGAAAACACCATTggggttgttgttgctctgttgcttttgcaacattgattgttgttgttgtactaGTAATACATAGCTATTAAATAAAGATGATAATTCGTATGTTCACATATATacccatatatgtatagatatatatctacatatgttGAGAGGAAAGTCAACTCCAAAATATTTCAGATTAGTATAATTCGCTTCTATATACATCGGtcagaaattatttaaagttttttaactcagattttaacattttatacaaCATATTCTACATGTTTAAAAGTCAAGCTCTCTATAATCAAAGTAAGATTTAcagttcaattaaaatgtgtgttaaaaaaaaacaaaaaaaaaaccttgatgtgtttaaattttataattgtaCCACCCTACCATTTTCTTTTCGTGCCGAGAATTCGCTTGTTTCTAAATGTATCTTTTTGTACATGCCACTGCCCACTTAAAATACCTAACGACGTATCCAATGTACCTAAGACTATATACAAACACCCATCCACAAGCAACTCACTAACATAAGGTAATAATAtaacctacatacatacatacatacatacatacataccttTAAGCTTCATTAGAGGAGCAAATAAAGTGAAAGATATAATTTCTAATAtcagttatttttatttattataattacgcatacatttgtatattCTATACACGTCTAATTTTTCTGtataaaaacatcaaaaaagatatattaatttcttgtatttttttaataaactatttcaatgaaaaaagtgtttttttagCATGATCAATATCTGCAGGGcgctgaaaattaaaattataatagatttaaagtatttttgtGGTAATACTGCAAGGACTCAGAGATATAGTTCTTTAAAGTTTGAAAAAGCCGTTAGTTAGCCATTGGTTAGTCCATTTTCTAAAAATTTGGGCAAGTGCAACCTTTTAGCATTCTATTGctgcattaaaaaaataaaatgtccTTTCCTACCTGTCGTCCTGTCGCATTTCCGAAAAGCTGGATTGGCTCCGGTCAAGCAAACTTCAGCTCTCAATAAAAGTCCCACTCATCAAGACGATCATAAAACCTACATGGACCTATTCCATCCAAGTATGGGGAACGGCTTTCAAACACCAACTGGAGAGGCTGAGAAATGTTCAAACACTTGCTGCTCAGCGTGCGTTCTTGCTTCCTTTGTACGTTTCTGTTGggttgctgtcctggaatttttttaaatcggccgaaatagaaaacactcgaaaggGCAAACACTTGGTTTTTCGTAattgcgcgggcgcgaccgggcgtatgtttattcggcgaaaatagtttttacactgaagcttattctaattagctaggctctcccaagcgcagcggagactccttggagactctgtggtgaagagcgaaAGAGCGTGAGAGGGAGCGGAAAGCGGGTGTCAGTCAAAACCCCTTAACTTGGACATTCCGCCCCCCTTACAATCACTGGGGTTGCAACATAGCCATCCTACGGCAGGCTGCAGGCACCGGACACGATCCacccaaaaactgttttttgggcgaccggcattccttcgtcgaaggtcaggaaTCCGGATAGGATGACCTTTTGATAAACGTCTGCTCCCAGGACCATGGAGACGGTACCAGACCGATGGAACTGGtcatcagccagcatgatgtccTGGAACTTGGACACGACTGGGTCGCTCAATGCCCGGAcaggtgtgcggatccgcacactgTGCTCGATCTTAAGTACGACCTCTAGTTTCGTGGTCGCGTTGACCCTGGAGCGAATCGTCGTCGTGCAGACCTTCTCGTCGCCAACATTGGTCATCGGAAGCGTAAGGACTGACGCCAACGAAGCGTCGATGCAGCTCATGGGGGTGCACGGATCGATGAGTGCTGCGGTCTCGAAGGTCTTCGTCCCGGTCTCCAACTTGACCAGCGCTGTCGGAAGGATGTTTACGCTGTGACGTTGCAGCAGCGACGAGAGCGATGGGCCTGGCGTGGTCGATTCCGGGCGTCGTGGCAGTGAACTCCTAcgctgagttggcggattttgCCGGCGGGAACGCTGGGACGAGGCCGAAACTGCTTGCCGGGTTGGCACCGGTTGGCACCGCGCTCGCGACCGCGACGACGAGCTAACctgctcgtgcatgtggagcagcgtgtgGCGGGATCGGTCGCTCTTCTTGCAACGATCACCGCTTCGGCAGTCTCCCTGGAATGCTCGTGAGCGAAGCAATTGGCGCAGTATTTGTTAATGAGGACTGctcgcagacgcttttcagcgctgcGCTTTAGGAACCCcgcgcacttccgaagaggatggatacCGCGGCAGACTCGGCAACGGTAGGATTGAATACCTCGGGTACGTCTGCTTTTCAAGGCACGAGCACTGCGTTCGTTTCTTTGACGAGGGGCCATGCTGCGGGTAGTTGAATGgcgaaaggagatcgaaaacgaaatgaaaaagaatggatgattagtgctagtgaactacaacttcggaagactccgtcggcaaaagcaccacttttgccactggaTGTTTAACAACTCCACGTGCAGTACGGATATTTACTACTACGGACGTTGCCGTCGGCTCCTGGGAAGACAGACTcaattctgccgagccgccactcATTAGAGTGTAAGTTGCCGTCCTTGATGACGACCATGTCATCGATGCAGAGATTTTTGGACGGGGCCTGCCATTTAGTGCGCTTGTGGAGTTCTTTAAGGTACTCTTCTTTCTATCGCACACGGAACTGCTGATGGAGAGCCTTCAAATGCTGCCACCGATTAAGAATGGATTTCGTTTCTCCCTTTACTTCGGGTTCCACCGTGGACATAAGGGGTCCCCCGACAAGGAAATGACCTGGCGTCAGAGCCAGCAAATCTGTCGGATCCTCAGACATAGGAGAGAGCGGCCTGGAGTTAAGGCacgcttctatttttgccaagagcgtggagagctcttcgaacgTGTACTTTCGTGTGGtagtgcatttgtaaaatagcgTCTTAAAACTTGTTACGCCTTCTTCCCAAAGGCCTCCCATTTGGGGTGCCCCCGgataaataaattgccattgcatctctgatgactataggcattcgtcaccgactcttttacggcttgaaggaaatcgcgggaaagcagggtggcagcgccaacaaaggttttgccattgtctgactggacttgacgtggacaccctcttctggatacaaaacgtgcgaaagcggcaagaaacttttcggtcattaagtcagatgtaggctctaaatggatggcgttggtggagaaacaaacaaaaactaacacataCCCCTTTGAAATAAGACATGCTCTTCCcgtatagttctttatatcgaACGGACCGGCGTAATCCATGCCAGTATACGTGAATGGTCGAGAGaacgatgctctttctttgggcaggacacccatcagttggctttgcaaccgctttttgtggatcacacatactttgcacgaatttactactgctttcatcaggttcttaattctcggaatccagtatttcGACCGGATAAGGCGCACCATTTACTGGTTACCACCATGGAGAGTTATGCGATGTGTGAATTTCGCAAGGAggcgagaaagcaggcagttatacggaagaatcactggatgccgttcattgtattgaaggctttcggaagccgccacacggccgcacgccctgatcagtccttgcggatctagaaacggg is a window encoding:
- the LOC122622064 gene encoding uncharacterized protein LOC122622064 isoform X3, whose protein sequence is METTDQEVMLEGREELMSTSATSPTNSGDANGFGKKLSVTSPDPTSYVTKQRVTRPTPPAPSKNPMQFVQIKPCNLYQTAQEQLKKAEEVKKLKEVKKEEPEEWQNNLDNWKSSRRKRVEHIIDRAVETKKLELEEHDRLRRKSKTFTEMMEERAGRGGSRGRAKLASLAVYNENETNDLTDLGIGTSSASGKSSLSEDYDNNSVMSDHAAELDIAIGASSSGVAGVTVQKVDEQLNHINRNGSNGNHRNGVAVGQPGQSISSKSAGREYIPSPGYDTSASTAQASSPDLCEYTYEGAIQDYKQRVHLANINDNDNANGKGIGEPVAYPTRRGSKIEDRLSGFEVTSPSDTQEGVEKQKVDVPKVDISKRKEIFEQATAEVSDGGAPAASKLLFRDGFINGNAAPTASEVRRLSGDISSIRDRMQSLEEQRKAFSSSKSVDVPVPPLKLRLNSLQQSVVKEEQKKPPLVALIDARQLEIMRGEEERMRQQQQLKNKHTPQSQTTFCESTPAPPALIIEEPPVADINNDSGIQEDTTDELHQQQQLNAAIVALALEERQLEEAANVVNQIEAEFDELTDLYSSPLSPSPALPSVQQRIQQPTAAQAPAQAVNQAAAPPLRDMEFSINEALELALQAIDREAITKPMEKAQHPQKQEEKEEFRDRPEEQVPNCEERHDEESIKQGESHNEGGEMPNKTDKQMQGGREPIYENVSSTISMHEVDNEQIATMTITTQIQATLRSHRRSIPNNQISHNNENNQSPNQTNNSRNQKESSTAATSAATPVPPTTPGEQPEPYYQVPKTTEPYYDAPKHLRPVPVYENVEILYSALEISQGSVGAPVGLMEPPKEKPPPPPTESPIPLDEGHVDELDGLASIGHNTDTWSSDNTYETISNGTRRHLQGQPVQPSPPIKRMNSTKRIKKELRNKRSSFLGIETDGDLDDMETYLELTVAPPPDMAQLLQEERRLEKQLYIKAGLCDSSDTGESRDSGVSENHSRQSSEHYTNSSEENDTQSEATPPPLPPPPSTAQVGDVIYQNESILAAQTPLLQTVRGNSAESWTESATAAAAATQSLSEATATANAKMQSIEDKIREQGEMLRVERELLHFSQEELKRQRENLVLRENIARRELHHGAKMLMSNNRRSLQDLHHGLGIGNGMLSAFQPSQHHQVSKPPPQSQQIYANVPQHQQQLGLHAYLQMDTDYRKSMSDLNEFSSCLMLPPTPPTKPLRAMQLNANGHGLEPDYAVSTRQRQQPAPYGGSLVRIAETPMSPRLPDQGYSVQAPAATAYHHQSAQYLSNMSRNTLLALSATPKPKYADGWVQVQQRKSYDSQQTSDVAWLSSQQQKRKSMPDYGGALYNNNHWLLQEAEQRRIEQLNRRPIPAGKSMGKPLPDSIIQTLTERVQSKGIGDRKRFDSNGNYSQVNGNNVYQQQQQLKNVTNGSSINGNSSQGQEKVLSVSGKKKCSHCGDELGRGAAMIIESLLLFYHINCFKCCVCHVQLGDGLNGTDVRVRNHKLHCQNCYSSDDGIKFSCV
- the LOC122622064 gene encoding uncharacterized protein LOC122622064 isoform X6; translation: MEKAQHPQKQEEKEEFRDRPEEQVPNCEERHDEESIKQGESHNEGGEMPNKTDKQMQGGREPIYENVSSTISMHEVDNEQIATMTITTQIQATLRSHRRSIPNNQISHNNENNQSPNQTNNSRNQKESSTAATSAATPVPPTTPGEQPEPYYQVPKTTEPYYDAPKHLRPVPVYENVEILYSALEISQGSVGAPVGLMEPPKEKPPPPPTESPIPLDEGHVDELDGLASIGHNTDTWSSDNTYETISNGTRRHLQGQPVQPSPPIKRMNSTKRIKKELRNKRSSFLGIETDGDLDDMETYLELTVAPPPDMAQLLQEERRLEKQLYIKAGLCDSSDTGESRDSGVSENHSRQSSEHYTNSSEENDTQSEATPPPLPPPPSTAQVGDVIYQNESILAAQTPLLQTVRGNSAESWTESATAAAAATQSLSEATATANAKMQSIEDKIREQGEMLRVERELLHFSQEELKRQRENLVLRENIARRELHHGAKMLMSNNRRSLQDLHHGLGIGNGMLSAFQPSQHHQVSKPPPQSQQIYANVPQHQQQLGLHAYLQMDTDYRKSMSDLNEFSSCLMLPPTPPTKPLRAMQLNANGHGLEPDYAVSTRQRQQPAPYGGSLVRIAETPMSPRLPDQGYSVQAPAATAYHHQSAQYLSNMSRNTLLALSATPKPKYADGWVQVQQRKSYDSQQTSDVAWLSSQQQKRKSMPDYGGALYNNNHWLLQEAEQRRIEQLNRRPIPAGKSMGKPLPDSIIQTLTERVQSKGIGDRKRFDSNGNYSQVNGNNVYQQQQQLKNVTNGSSINGNSSQGQEKVLSVSGKKKCSHCGDELGKLCYYVGCRGAAMIIESLLLFYHINCFKCCVCHVQLGDGLNGTDVRVRNHKLHCQNCYSSDDGIKFSCV